A single genomic interval of Candidatus Thermokryptus mobilis harbors:
- the moaA gene encoding GTP 3',8-cyclase MoaA has protein sequence MISNALKKLNDLFGREINYLRISLTDRCNLNCFYCEPSRCYEKFPKREILSVEEIIYLVSIFYDKFGIKKFRFTGGEPLLRHGLKEIILGVRKNLGDYVELTITTNGIFLKNFAKFLKDTKVRVNVSLDTLKEERFKKITGCYGLSNVISAIDYAKNLGLQLKINTVLLREINDDEIPELINFSRENEVKIRFIEFMPISIDLNLWRKHFISEEEILDTIKKKHELRFLGIEGIERIYLVDGGVEIGFISTVSHPFCKGCSRIRISSEGKIYLCLFDHKGYDIKKFLRPEIKEEELCNIISDVVKFKPEGFIKFKEEGTLPEFGPVMKQVGG, from the coding sequence GTGATTTCAAACGCATTAAAAAAATTGAATGACCTTTTTGGTAGGGAGATAAACTATTTGAGGATATCTCTAACTGATAGGTGTAATTTAAATTGTTTTTATTGTGAACCGAGTCGGTGTTATGAGAAGTTCCCAAAGCGTGAAATTTTAAGCGTTGAAGAAATAATCTATCTTGTCTCAATTTTCTATGATAAGTTTGGCATAAAAAAATTTAGATTCACCGGGGGAGAACCTCTCCTCCGGCATGGATTAAAAGAAATCATATTGGGCGTAAGAAAAAACCTGGGTGATTACGTTGAACTTACAATAACTACAAATGGCATATTCTTAAAGAATTTTGCAAAATTCTTAAAAGACACCAAGGTAAGAGTAAATGTAAGCCTTGATACTCTCAAAGAAGAAAGATTCAAAAAAATAACTGGGTGCTATGGACTTTCAAATGTGATAAGCGCTATAGATTACGCAAAAAATTTGGGATTGCAGCTAAAAATAAATACAGTTTTGCTTAGGGAAATAAACGATGATGAAATTCCCGAGCTGATTAACTTTTCAAGGGAAAATGAAGTGAAGATAAGATTCATTGAATTTATGCCGATTTCTATTGATTTAAATCTTTGGAGAAAACATTTCATATCTGAAGAAGAAATCTTAGATACTATAAAGAAAAAACATGAATTGAGATTTCTTGGAATAGAGGGAATAGAAAGAATTTACCTTGTTGACGGTGGTGTAGAAATTGGCTTCATCTCAACGGTTTCTCATCCCTTCTGCAAAGGTTGTTCAAGAATAAGGATATCCTCTGAAGGGAAAATTTATCTTTGCCTTTTTGACCATAAAGGATATGACATTAAAAAATTTCTAAGACCTGAAATAAAAGAGGAGGAGCTTTGCAATATTATTTCTGATGTGGTTAAATTCAAACCAGAAGGATTCATAAAGTTTAAAGAAGAAGGAACTTTACCAGAATTTGGTCCAGTTATGAAACAAGTTGGTGGATGA
- a CDS encoding multiheme c-type cytochrome — MEAKELKLQKVVVGATAYLLIIVLILVSAFEVSKSRATEPKVDISGTTKKCVDCHLNRGVAVKLIDEWKASKHAQQNIGCYECHKAEQNDWDAFKCPESDIIVAKHPTPKDCAECHEQQVKEFENSKHAIAQMVMKAEGAEGPDRAVFEPLIATKHGCEQCHNIGNYWPDGSIGECDACHSKHQFNIAQARRPETCGECHIGPDHPHIEIFMESKHGNIYVAFSNKWDWNYKVGEQVPFNAPTCATCHMSAAPPAIKSTHNVSERLAWESQSPFSIRTSQYWGNKTWQEKREQMLSVCKQCHSKSFAEKYMLIADLNMLQYNEIWKTIVELIKKFKNYGLTITDEFFDGELKLTSWPKEGYDEEVEHLVYRTWHHEGRRFRHGAIMMGADFTQWHGIWDLQENLVKLMNKAAEHGIPEAKRWIASKDPNKFFLYPIYDVPGNPWGISSILYKGGALSMNRIKNYWEKVYANVKAAYEKGFLSEEQWKLYQELYDNRDKELGLPYSPPEILKEHMKVLAEEAKYVKENVATFTLPSSSPYYTSNSTKYDKKVAKK; from the coding sequence ATGGAAGCGAAAGAATTAAAATTGCAGAAAGTAGTTGTCGGTGCAACCGCTTATCTTTTAATTATAGTTTTAATACTTGTAAGCGCTTTTGAGGTTTCAAAAAGCAGAGCGACTGAGCCTAAGGTTGATATAAGCGGGACTACAAAAAAATGCGTTGATTGCCATTTAAATAGAGGGGTTGCGGTAAAGCTCATTGATGAGTGGAAAGCTTCTAAACATGCACAGCAGAACATAGGGTGTTACGAGTGCCATAAAGCTGAGCAAAACGATTGGGATGCGTTTAAATGTCCAGAAAGCGATATAATTGTTGCTAAGCATCCGACACCGAAAGATTGCGCTGAATGTCATGAACAGCAAGTTAAGGAGTTTGAAAATAGTAAACATGCGATAGCTCAAATGGTGATGAAAGCGGAGGGAGCTGAGGGACCTGATAGGGCTGTATTTGAACCGCTTATTGCAACAAAGCATGGTTGTGAGCAATGTCATAACATTGGGAATTATTGGCCTGATGGAAGTATAGGTGAGTGCGATGCTTGTCATTCAAAACATCAGTTTAATATAGCTCAAGCAAGGAGACCTGAAACTTGTGGCGAATGTCATATAGGTCCAGATCATCCGCATATTGAAATTTTTATGGAGTCAAAGCATGGGAATATCTATGTAGCTTTTTCTAATAAATGGGATTGGAATTATAAAGTTGGTGAGCAAGTGCCTTTCAATGCACCAACGTGTGCTACCTGTCATATGAGCGCAGCTCCCCCGGCTATTAAATCGACTCACAATGTAAGTGAACGGCTTGCATGGGAATCGCAATCGCCATTTTCTATCAGGACATCACAATATTGGGGGAACAAAACCTGGCAGGAGAAAAGAGAGCAAATGTTGTCAGTTTGTAAACAATGTCATTCAAAAAGCTTTGCTGAAAAATACATGCTTATAGCGGATTTAAATATGCTTCAATATAACGAGATATGGAAAACAATTGTAGAATTAATAAAGAAATTTAAAAACTATGGACTAACCATAACCGATGAATTTTTTGATGGGGAATTAAAGCTAACCTCTTGGCCAAAAGAAGGGTATGATGAGGAAGTTGAACATTTAGTATATAGGACATGGCACCATGAAGGGAGAAGGTTTAGACACGGTGCGATAATGATGGGTGCGGATTTCACACAATGGCATGGGATTTGGGACTTGCAGGAAAATTTGGTCAAACTAATGAATAAGGCAGCTGAACATGGGATCCCTGAAGCGAAAAGATGGATTGCGAGCAAAGATCCAAATAAATTTTTCCTCTACCCAATTTATGATGTTCCTGGTAATCCTTGGGGTATAAGCAGTATTCTTTATAAAGGAGGTGCCTTATCAATGAATAGGATTAAGAATTATTGGGAAAAGGTTTACGCAAATGTAAAAGCAGCGTATGAAAAAGGGTTTTTAAGCGAAGAGCAGTGGAAGCTTTATCAAGAGCTTTATGACAATAGAGACAAAGAGCTCGGTTTGCCTTATAGTCCGCCTGAGATTTTGAAAGAACATATGAAAGTGCTTGCTGAAGAAGCGAAATATGTAAAGGAAAATGTCGCTACATTTACATTGCCATCAAGCTCTCCTTATTACACAAGTAATTCTACTAAATATGATAAAAAGGTTGCGAAAAAGTGA
- a CDS encoding cytochrome b, with protein MWEKVFVKEPIPEHMKNWFFALGATPLVLFVFQAITGILLTLYYVPSPDRAYESVRYITEEVKFGFWIRGLHRWGSNLMVIAVILHIVRVFFTKGYKAPRELNWIIGSFLLIITLTFCFTGYSLIYNQLSYWATTVGTNMIGEIPFVGKFLLLLIRGGIDVTHNSLIRLYNLHIGLLPTLMVVMIVLHIVLVRLHGVSKVYPDEPTYSFYPEHFYTVLQIMLFLLVALSTLTIVFPPGIGEPADPNNTPLHIKPEWYFFAVYSVLKILPLKFGIWFMFFVLLVFIFWPFIDEILLRRVKMKPSLHYIVGIAVILIFLFFTVYETIKY; from the coding sequence ATGTGGGAGAAAGTTTTTGTAAAGGAGCCAATTCCAGAGCATATGAAAAATTGGTTTTTCGCACTTGGTGCGACGCCATTGGTGCTTTTTGTGTTCCAAGCGATAACAGGCATACTTTTAACTTTATACTATGTTCCCTCACCAGATAGAGCATATGAGTCAGTTCGCTATATAACTGAGGAGGTGAAATTCGGATTTTGGATAAGGGGTTTGCATCGTTGGGGCTCAAATTTAATGGTTATAGCTGTCATTTTGCACATCGTTAGAGTTTTCTTTACCAAGGGATATAAAGCACCAAGAGAATTGAATTGGATTATTGGAAGCTTTTTATTAATCATTACCCTCACTTTTTGTTTTACTGGCTATTCGCTGATTTATAATCAACTTTCTTACTGGGCTACAACTGTTGGAACTAACATGATAGGTGAGATTCCGTTCGTAGGAAAGTTTCTCCTTTTATTGATTCGTGGAGGGATTGATGTAACTCATAATTCGTTGATCAGGTTATATAATCTTCACATTGGACTTCTTCCAACATTGATGGTTGTTATGATTGTTTTGCATATTGTATTGGTTCGTTTACATGGCGTTTCCAAAGTTTATCCCGATGAACCAACTTATTCGTTTTATCCGGAACATTTTTATACTGTATTACAGATAATGTTGTTTTTACTTGTGGCTTTGAGCACCTTAACTATTGTCTTTCCTCCAGGAATTGGTGAGCCGGCGGACCCAAATAATACACCACTTCATATAAAGCCAGAGTGGTATTTCTTTGCGGTTTATTCAGTCCTTAAAATATTACCGTTAAAGTTTGGAATTTGGTTTATGTTTTTTGTTTTGCTTGTCTTTATATTTTGGCCGTTTATTGATGAGATATTGCTCAGGAGAGTTAAGATGAAGCCATCTTTACATTACATTGTTGGAATTGCTGTTATACTGATTTTTCTATTTTTCACAGTATATGAAACGATAAAATATTAA
- a CDS encoding QcrA and Rieske domain-containing protein, translated as MDEKETRRDFIIRIFSVIGFLGSSILLLRNILLYIFPKVTPKKERKILIAREEELKIGEAKLLTISDKDLYIVRTQQGYKVFSAICTHLGCKIKWEAHNNRFYCPCHKGVFDINGKVVSGPPPRDLNSYRVEVSGKLIYIWFV; from the coding sequence ATGGATGAGAAAGAAACAAGGCGTGATTTTATAATAAGAATTTTTTCTGTGATTGGTTTTTTGGGAAGTTCAATTTTATTGCTAAGAAATATACTCCTTTACATTTTTCCAAAGGTTACCCCCAAGAAAGAAAGGAAGATACTAATTGCAAGGGAAGAAGAACTGAAAATTGGTGAGGCAAAGTTACTTACCATTTCGGATAAAGATTTATATATCGTTAGAACACAGCAGGGATATAAGGTCTTTTCCGCGATTTGCACCCATCTTGGCTGTAAAATAAAATGGGAAGCTCACAATAATAGGTTTTATTGCCCTTGTCATAAAGGTGTGTTTGATATAAACGGTAAGGTTGTATCAGGTCCACCACCTAGAGATTTAAATAGTTATAGAGTTGAGGTTTCGGGTAAATTGATTTATATATGGTTCGTATAA
- a CDS encoding chaperone NapD — protein MIIASGYIVAENVEKISSITNALIERGIEVPEIKDEKLIFLIERNTEEEITKEINGLRYVDGVVSVQISYISLPGADEGSDIEI, from the coding sequence ATGATAATCGCAAGTGGTTACATAGTAGCTGAAAATGTGGAAAAAATTTCATCTATAACCAATGCTCTTATTGAGAGGGGAATAGAAGTACCGGAAATTAAGGACGAGAAACTCATATTCCTCATAGAGAGGAACACCGAAGAGGAAATAACGAAAGAAATAAATGGTTTGAGGTATGTTGACGGCGTTGTTTCTGTTCAGATAAGTTATATAAGTTTACCAGGCGCTGATGAGGGAAGCGATATTGAAATTTAA
- a CDS encoding 4Fe-4S binding protein: MIENINKEIFKYRRIFLALISLVFLLQIFGLNIVIGYLVGSVVFRLLNFIDPFSFVEVLMASRGFTSVLFISLVPVLLLYLVFGRSFCGWICPLDWIFETIDSLKRTRRIRGKIKVKNYALTDGGLSEKEKYGYLAFGVAILILIFDYLFQVPLFSRYFSHLTNIFRFTVSSSYMSFNIFLFSFGVLTSLVFVEFFMPRVWCRYICPVGIVYGIFNKFSLIKLKFAKVEDCSFCHLCVEKCYMGVDLIGKIERLKNGEDSKVILRAVECIYCGECIRACPNSIIKIVLK, translated from the coding sequence ATGATCGAGAATATCAATAAGGAAATCTTCAAATATAGAAGGATTTTCCTGGCTTTAATTTCACTTGTATTTCTATTGCAAATTTTTGGGTTAAACATTGTTATCGGTTACTTGGTTGGTTCAGTAGTTTTTAGATTATTAAACTTTATAGATCCGTTTTCGTTTGTTGAGGTCTTAATGGCTTCTCGTGGATTTACATCAGTTTTATTTATTTCGCTTGTGCCTGTACTTTTGCTTTACCTTGTCTTTGGGAGAAGTTTTTGTGGTTGGATTTGCCCGTTGGATTGGATTTTTGAAACGATAGATTCTTTAAAAAGAACAAGGCGGATTAGGGGAAAAATTAAAGTTAAAAATTATGCTTTGACAGATGGTGGATTATCAGAAAAAGAAAAATATGGTTACCTTGCTTTTGGTGTGGCAATTTTAATTCTAATATTTGATTATCTGTTTCAAGTGCCTCTTTTTAGTAGATACTTTTCACATTTAACAAATATTTTTAGGTTTACTGTTAGCAGTTCGTATATGAGTTTTAACATCTTTCTTTTTTCCTTTGGTGTGCTCACTTCTTTGGTTTTCGTTGAATTTTTTATGCCGCGAGTTTGGTGTAGATATATTTGTCCTGTGGGAATAGTTTATGGGATTTTTAATAAGTTCAGTTTAATCAAACTAAAATTTGCAAAAGTTGAAGATTGTTCTTTTTGTCACCTGTGCGTTGAGAAATGTTATATGGGAGTAGATCTTATCGGTAAAATTGAACGATTAAAAAACGGTGAGGATAGTAAGGTAATCTTAAGAGCGGTTGAATGTATTTATTGTGGTGAGTGTATCAGAGCTTGTCCAAATTCCATTATAAAAATAGTTTTAAAATAA
- a CDS encoding 4Fe-4S dicluster domain-containing protein: protein MKRRSFIKILSFAVSSLLLTATDYALYLYGRKGREAENLPPPLFRLFKDRLSDIRPPGAVYENEFKAKCIGCSVCINICKNLGYKSLSLKVGLSDFGTPVVDDMRNHPCTLCMECVKVCPTGALEKVHKERVKMGIALIDFELCLGWNGDVCLSCSKACPFGASVFEFYNSDWGNQPYINENCKGCGLCVKYCPVGGSAIRVVRIDDYEKVKSKYLSEFKLLLGMEHAKRYELVYSNIPKIMERGKIYDREYQ from the coding sequence ATGAAAAGACGTTCTTTCATAAAAATTTTATCGTTCGCTGTGTCTTCTCTTTTGCTTACTGCGACTGATTATGCCTTGTACTTATATGGAAGAAAAGGGAGAGAGGCAGAAAATCTGCCTCCTCCTTTGTTTAGATTATTTAAGGATAGATTATCAGATATAAGACCGCCGGGAGCTGTGTATGAAAATGAATTTAAAGCGAAATGTATTGGATGTTCCGTTTGCATAAACATTTGCAAAAATCTTGGATATAAATCGCTATCTTTGAAGGTAGGACTTTCTGATTTCGGAACCCCAGTTGTTGATGATATGCGAAATCATCCGTGCACGTTGTGCATGGAGTGCGTCAAAGTTTGTCCAACAGGCGCGCTTGAGAAGGTTCATAAAGAGAGAGTTAAAATGGGTATCGCTTTGATTGATTTTGAATTATGTCTTGGCTGGAACGGGGATGTTTGTTTGTCTTGTAGCAAAGCTTGTCCATTTGGCGCTTCTGTTTTTGAATTTTATAACAGTGATTGGGGTAATCAACCTTACATCAATGAAAATTGTAAGGGATGTGGGTTATGTGTAAAATATTGCCCTGTAGGGGGATCTGCTATAAGGGTTGTCAGAATTGATGATTATGAAAAGGTGAAAAGTAAATATCTGTCGGAATTTAAACTATTGCTTGGCATGGAGCACGCTAAAAGATATGAACTTGTGTATTCAAATATTCCAAAGATAATGGAACGTGGCAAAATATATGATCGAGAATATCAATAA
- a CDS encoding molybdopterin oxidoreductase family protein — translation MRVTRREFLRISAFIAASVAAGFYPRREIKSPVVKTLPVGPCRYCAVGCTIVAECEVNDKGDVLKVLALKGDPNSSVNRGVLCAKGFYLHKAIEYVLRPKQPLIRKEWINPKTGKPDLFSSPRVLEGKTTKDAYGLKPSEVDLKENFVSIDWEDAIEFIANAVEKAIKDHGKFSVAYYGSGQAGTEETHIMNKVFKGGGLLANNSIEGQPRMCMASAVVGYLYSFGKDEPYGSLDDIDVPDPDFKKHADTFFIIGSNTAEAHPILFNRIATVKNKDPEGVKVILADPRKTRSGTIADLWLPLASGRDLALINSLAYVIAFELDGAKYDLDKGEVTAQWRYLDRKFIRRHVSFGIHEDVELQWIKTEYGGMRGSTWDLSYTNVKRSVYPNPRKKYTSEDEIEKDLWKGFAIFLRFLEDYKPEKVADAIFEGESPLIYDRKAKSWKKISGPEAIRIAARWFAEGYVVTIWTMGINQKVQGSWANASLHMLHLITGKVCKPGRQSFSFTGQPNACGGIRAPGALCHALPYGRLVANPLHRRAVENIWRERVRSYLKRRGFSEEQINNEVAKISIHPIPGPHTVEMFRRYAAGQIKVMFTSTVNPGQSLPYAYVYRLACAGAKKGEPWPLTIVLEAFPNATTMVADIVLPASSWFEKEFSYGNLERRHQLVKQITGPNGNSLPDSVIFAMIMRRLEEKGIVPVGHISQFWPEDYGKDWIKKTVENAGKKEWIRKFTANIWDELRELSKGTGYDFSGLRREMLIERNWGYRIPLPEEYHTDKSIKERYDKYEARIQYAYPYDPIIDSRTKRYIDTLKRWNPVYATWIERNLNEEKKDIEYHKRENVPEGWYVSFYHSNVFIHGMVDDPEDPSKKLFVIDGRAIAWANPWWACKWDGKDFVKYRTVRIIERKFNPNKVVENSAVPYDVIANYVSDVIGDPERDLRALKTIALSPAEFAGIKVSYVKDGKEIIIYDTTEFKYSATTGRVLEHWHTGSMTTRVKELARSVPEAYAEINSELARELGIKDGDIIVVETLRGKIELRAKVLDVFKATGGPRRDLIFIPWFDERKLINMIMPDKFDPFSFEADYKQFAVKIYKGTLPRKQAIPSTKII, via the coding sequence ATGAGGGTTACAAGAAGAGAATTTCTTAGAATAAGCGCTTTCATCGCTGCTTCGGTAGCAGCTGGTTTTTACCCGCGGAGAGAGATTAAGTCACCTGTTGTTAAGACATTGCCAGTCGGTCCATGTAGATATTGTGCGGTTGGTTGTACGATAGTTGCGGAGTGTGAAGTTAATGATAAAGGGGATGTCTTAAAGGTTTTAGCTTTGAAGGGCGATCCGAATAGTTCTGTGAATCGCGGGGTGCTTTGTGCGAAGGGTTTTTATCTTCATAAAGCGATTGAATATGTTTTAAGGCCAAAGCAACCGCTTATAAGAAAGGAGTGGATAAACCCAAAGACAGGAAAGCCAGATTTGTTCAGTTCGCCTAGGGTTTTGGAGGGCAAAACAACAAAAGATGCATATGGGTTAAAACCATCGGAAGTTGATTTGAAAGAAAACTTTGTAAGTATTGATTGGGAGGATGCTATTGAGTTTATAGCAAATGCAGTTGAGAAAGCAATAAAGGATCATGGTAAATTTAGCGTTGCTTATTACGGGAGCGGTCAGGCTGGAACTGAGGAAACGCATATAATGAACAAGGTATTTAAGGGGGGTGGACTTTTGGCAAACAACTCTATAGAAGGTCAACCGAGAATGTGTATGGCAAGTGCAGTGGTTGGTTATCTTTATTCATTTGGCAAAGATGAGCCATACGGAAGTTTAGATGATATTGATGTTCCTGACCCGGACTTTAAGAAACACGCTGATACTTTCTTTATCATTGGAAGCAATACTGCAGAAGCACATCCGATCCTATTTAATAGGATTGCTACGGTGAAGAATAAGGACCCGGAGGGTGTGAAAGTTATACTTGCGGATCCACGGAAGACAAGGTCAGGCACAATAGCTGATCTTTGGTTGCCTTTGGCAAGCGGTAGGGATTTGGCTTTGATAAATAGTTTAGCTTATGTTATAGCATTTGAACTTGATGGTGCTAAATATGACCTTGATAAAGGTGAAGTTACAGCGCAGTGGAGATATCTTGATAGGAAATTTATCCGAAGGCATGTGAGTTTTGGAATTCATGAAGATGTTGAACTTCAATGGATAAAAACTGAATATGGTGGGATGCGGGGTTCAACTTGGGATTTGAGCTATACAAATGTTAAGAGGTCTGTGTATCCAAATCCGAGGAAAAAATATACATCAGAAGATGAGATTGAGAAAGATTTGTGGAAGGGATTCGCTATTTTCTTAAGATTTCTTGAGGATTACAAACCAGAGAAGGTTGCGGATGCAATTTTTGAGGGTGAGTCGCCTCTTATTTATGATCGTAAGGCAAAGTCGTGGAAGAAAATCTCTGGTCCCGAGGCGATAAGAATAGCAGCGAGGTGGTTTGCAGAGGGTTATGTTGTAACAATCTGGACGATGGGGATAAATCAAAAGGTCCAAGGTAGTTGGGCTAATGCATCCTTGCATATGTTACATCTTATAACCGGCAAGGTTTGTAAACCTGGCAGGCAGTCATTCAGTTTCACTGGTCAGCCGAACGCTTGTGGAGGCATTAGGGCTCCGGGGGCTCTTTGTCATGCGTTGCCATATGGTAGATTGGTTGCTAATCCGCTTCATAGGCGGGCAGTTGAAAATATATGGCGTGAAAGAGTTAGAAGTTATCTGAAAAGAAGAGGATTTTCTGAAGAGCAAATAAATAACGAGGTTGCTAAGATTTCAATCCATCCGATCCCTGGACCTCATACGGTTGAAATGTTCAGGCGGTATGCAGCTGGTCAAATAAAGGTGATGTTCACTTCAACGGTTAATCCTGGGCAAAGTTTGCCTTATGCATATGTTTATAGATTGGCTTGTGCTGGTGCCAAGAAAGGTGAACCATGGCCTTTGACGATTGTTCTTGAAGCTTTTCCAAATGCGACAACGATGGTAGCTGATATTGTTCTGCCTGCTTCAAGTTGGTTTGAGAAAGAGTTTTCCTATGGAAATTTGGAAAGAAGGCATCAGCTCGTTAAACAAATAACCGGGCCAAACGGTAATTCTCTACCAGATTCTGTGATTTTTGCTATGATAATGAGACGGCTTGAAGAAAAGGGGATTGTTCCGGTTGGGCATATTTCTCAGTTCTGGCCAGAAGATTATGGGAAGGATTGGATTAAGAAAACAGTTGAAAATGCAGGGAAGAAGGAGTGGATACGCAAGTTTACCGCAAATATATGGGACGAGTTGAGAGAACTAAGCAAGGGAACAGGATATGATTTCTCCGGATTGAGAAGAGAAATGCTTATTGAGAGGAATTGGGGCTACCGTATACCCCTGCCTGAGGAATATCACACTGATAAAAGCATTAAAGAAAGATATGATAAATATGAAGCGAGAATTCAATATGCTTATCCTTATGACCCGATTATTGATTCAAGAACAAAAAGGTATATTGATACTTTGAAGAGATGGAACCCGGTTTACGCTACTTGGATTGAGAGGAATTTAAATGAGGAGAAAAAAGATATTGAGTATCACAAGAGGGAAAATGTTCCCGAGGGTTGGTATGTCAGTTTTTATCACTCAAATGTCTTTATACATGGGATGGTTGATGATCCGGAGGATCCGTCAAAGAAACTGTTTGTTATAGATGGACGCGCTATAGCTTGGGCTAATCCTTGGTGGGCGTGTAAGTGGGATGGCAAAGATTTTGTTAAGTATCGCACTGTTAGAATAATTGAGAGGAAGTTTAATCCAAACAAAGTTGTTGAGAATTCAGCTGTACCTTACGATGTGATCGCAAATTATGTATCTGATGTGATCGGTGACCCAGAAAGAGATTTAAGAGCTTTGAAGACAATAGCATTAAGCCCAGCTGAATTTGCTGGAATTAAAGTTTCATATGTTAAGGATGGGAAAGAGATTATTATTTATGATACGACCGAGTTTAAATATTCAGCGACAACGGGGAGAGTTCTTGAGCATTGGCACACGGGAAGTATGACCACAAGAGTTAAAGAACTTGCGCGTTCGGTTCCTGAGGCATATGCGGAAATCAACTCTGAACTTGCGAGGGAACTCGGGATAAAAGATGGAGATATTATAGTTGTTGAGACATTAAGGGGAAAAATTGAATTGAGAGCGAAAGTGCTTGATGTCTTTAAAGCAACCGGTGGTCCAAGGAGAGATTTGATATTTATCCCATGGTTTGATGAAAGAAAGTTGATAAACATGATAATGCCAGATAAGTTTGATCCATTTAGTTTTGAGGCAGATTACAAACAGTTCGCAGTGAAAATTTATAAAGGAACTCTTCCAAGGAAACAAGCAATTCCAAGTACAAAGATTATATGA
- a CDS encoding choice-of-anchor V domain-containing protein produces the protein MLGQKKIKVFVWAILIICIYIISFFEVGRVRAHSGGAPGFDCMDCHSGAEDKNIEINLIGVPKNYIPGKEYLITLEIKSDNESIGENQGGFAVNVSDGRLLVVDKMNTQILEGYLTHTKEGSRYRSWKFRWKAPSRVVDEVILSVMGVASNGDFSPNMDAVGTERIKILPVKSKK, from the coding sequence ATGCTCGGACAAAAGAAAATAAAGGTTTTTGTTTGGGCTATATTGATTATTTGCATATACATTATCAGTTTTTTTGAAGTTGGAAGAGTTCGGGCTCATTCGGGAGGCGCACCCGGCTTTGATTGTATGGATTGTCATTCGGGGGCTGAGGATAAAAATATTGAGATTAATTTAATCGGTGTCCCAAAAAATTACATTCCGGGTAAAGAATATTTGATCACCCTTGAGATAAAAAGTGATAATGAAAGCATCGGTGAAAATCAAGGTGGATTTGCTGTGAATGTTTCAGATGGTAGATTGCTTGTGGTTGACAAGATGAACACACAAATACTTGAGGGATATTTAACCCATACTAAGGAGGGTAGCAGGTATAGAAGTTGGAAGTTTAGATGGAAAGCGCCGTCAAGGGTTGTAGATGAGGTTATTTTAAGTGTTATGGGTGTTGCATCTAATGGTGATTTTTCTCCGAATATGGATGCTGTTGGTACGGAGAGGATTAAAATTTTACCTGTTAAGTCAAAAAAATAA